One segment of Syngnathus typhle isolate RoL2023-S1 ecotype Sweden linkage group LG9, RoL_Styp_1.0, whole genome shotgun sequence DNA contains the following:
- the trappc10 gene encoding trafficking protein particle complex subunit 10 isoform X3, with amino-acid sequence MDSGQEKPSAAAAAVIYAMENKPIVTCAGDQALFTSLYTALAQQLPREPMEWRRTYGRAPKMIHLEANFVQFKEELLPKDGTKALLTFPFLHIYWTDCCDAEAYRGSVKEDVSRWQSSLRAHGSADWLIIVVDGGDGRKKNKGNILPRSSIVDKLRGDFCNKQNDRCVVLSEPLKDSSRSQESWNSLLLKLRTLLLMSFTKNLGRFEDDMRTLREKRTQPGWSFCQYFMVQEELAFVFEMLQQFEDALVQYDELDALFTQYVLNFGAGDAAKWLGSFCSPVLNWSGLLLRRPIDMEKRDSIQRGSASLLDLRSYLFSRQCTLLIFLQRPWEVTQRALDLLHNCVQELRLLEQVSVLRGALDCWVFLSCLEVLHRIESCCDRAQLAANASHTVGLWAYAADKLKALGHLCGLVSRKGPTSEDLNRTVDLLAGLGDERPETVNSLQSPYKKLKEALSSVEAFERHYLELCQAAMEMYRAVGRLRSARLLGKSLAEFYMSKGEPERAEALLAEALRSYVCEGWTFPVTHTRKQMGECQKLLRRSADSLRTSALLAGDGNLSAEERMGFCRDVLDYAGQPADGGGDLSATLDMGVLAQLTRIRFGPDGACVHSGAALRVELTLRCRMPVAVRVDELAVGVHLDAERVSKGGARGAALPGTVDFEAAVTAPGRPSSLSAGPPPEMDEAHDRSPSDDSLSSAGVVCRNAHLLVRRHDSGSPPDASGPPARNGAAGAPPAAPKEGAPVLRASGITLEPGDNSVVLAAASNEAGTYTLRQLCVTLANVSFVLPHIYPSVQYHVYSQEPQLSVRPLSEPLLAGLPQRVKFTLLTGHYAVRKGDALQLSNSDSMPVLAHVGCTARIANNGGAVAESALSVQSSDKVTSIGLPPTPPYHTLEFHLEVLCLIPPGPERLADERLTNGEAPRRPRSYSHPDTAMAAIDQRISIDCPWSIYSTLLSLTFHIPFKTEHSLLSAGNRKYIQVCVHNVSDCDFTLAHVKLAEKGPRRRASLEMPCLNACARQLLCSKQSVYFLWEATCKEALPSSLECVFSASFCPRGRCEDAAFEPFHHHFLLDNVPTLYSVRADMVPPAGERHCRSGSLCGLEVVIERAARPADGETAADDDKTEAEGLESGKVMYEVLTRPSLLPCSGRQQQ; translated from the exons ATGGACAGTGGTCAAGAGAAGccatccgccgccgccgccgccgtcatctACGCTATGGAGAACAAACCCATCGTCACAT GTGCCGGGGACCAGGCCTTGTTCACGTCTCTCTACACAGCCCTGGCTCAGCAGCTGCCCCGCGAGCCCATGGAGTGGAGGAG GACGTACGGACGCGCTCCCAAGATGATCCACCTGGAGGCCAACTTTGTCCAGTTCAAGGAGGAGCTGCTGCCCAAGGACGGCACCAAGGCCCTGCTCACCTTCCCCTTCCTGCACATCTACTGGACCGACTGCTGC GACGCCGAGGCGTACCGCGGCTCGGTGAAGGAGGACGTGAGCCGATGGCAGAGCAGCCTGCGAGCGCACGGCTCGGCCGACTGGCTCATCATCgtggtggacggcggcgacgggCGCAAGAAGAACAAAGGCAACATTCTGCCCCGCTCGTCCATCGTGGACAAACTCCGCGGCGACTTCTGCAACAAGCAGAACGACAG GTGCGTGGTGCTGTCGGAGCCGCTGAAGGACTCGTCGCGCTCTCAGGAGTCGTGGAACTCGCTGCTGCTCAAGCTGAGGACGCTCCTGCTCATGTCCTTCACCAAGAACCTGGGGCGCTTCGAGGACGACATGCGCACCCTCAGGGAGAAACGCACCCAGCCCGGATGGAGCTTCTGCCAGTACTTCATGGTCCAG GAGGAGCTGGCGTTCGTCTTTGAGATGTTGCAGCAGTTCGAAGACGCCTTGGTCCAGTACGATGAGCTGGACGCGCTCTTCACGCAGTACGTGCTCAACTTTGGAGCCGGAG ATGCGGCCAAGTGGCTGGGCTCCTTCTGCTCTCCGGTGCTGAACTGGAGCGGCCTGCTGCTGCGGCGCCCCATCGACATGGAGAAGCGCGACAGCATCCAGCGCGGCTCGGCCAGCCTTCTGGACCTGCGCAGCTACCTCTTCTCGCGCCAGTGCACCCTGCTCATCTTCCTGCAGAGGCCCTGGGAGGTGACCCAGCGGGCCCTGGACCTGCTGCACAACTGCGTGCAGGAGCTGCGTCTGCTCGAG CAGGTGTCGGTGCTGCGGGGGGCGCTGGACTGCTGGGTCTTCCTCAGCTGCCTGGAGGTTCTGCACCGCATCGAGAGCTGCTGCGACCGGGCCCAGCTGGCCGCCAACGCCTCGCACACGGTGGGACTGTGGGCCTACGCCGCCGACAAG CTCAAGGCTCTGGGCCACCTGTGCGGGCTGGTGTCGCGCAAAGGTCCCACCTCGGAAGACTTGAACCGGACGGTGGACCTGCTGGCCGGTCTGGGGGATGAGCGCCCCGAAACCG TCAACAGCCTGCAGAGTCCCTACAAGAAGCTGAAAGAAGCCTTGTCCTCCGTGGAAGCTTTTGAAAGGCATTACCTG GAGCTGTGCCAGGCGGCCATGGAGATGTACCGAGCCGTCGGCAGACTGCGCTCGGCCCGACTTTTGGGAAAAAGTCTGGCGGAATTCTACAT GAGCAAGGGCGAGCCGGAGCGAGCAGAAGCCTTGCTGGCCGAGGCTCTGCGTTCGTACGTTTGCGAGGGCTGGACCTTTCCGGTCACCCACACCCGCAAACAGATGGGCGAGTGCCAGAAGCTGCTGAGGCGAAGCGCCGA CTCCTTGCGAACCAGCGCCTTACTGGCGGGTGACGGCAACCTCAGCGCGGAGGAGAGGATGGGCTTTTGCCGCGACGTTCTCGACTACGCCGGCCAGCCTGCCGATGGGG GCGGCGATCTGTCCGCCACGCTGGACATGGGCGTCTTGGCTCAGCTCACGCGGATCCGATTCGGGCCGGACGGCGCCTGCGTCCACTCTGGTGCAGCCCTGCGG GTGGAGCTGACGCTGCGTTGCCGGATGCCTGTCGCCGTGCGGGTGGACGAGCTGGCAGTCGGCGTCCACCTGGACGCCGAGCGGGTCTCCAAAGGGGGCGCTCGCGGAGCGGCCCTCCCCGGCACGGTGGACTTTGAGGCGGCAGTCACTGCGCCGGGGCGGCCGTCCTccctgagcgccggccccccgCCGGAGATGGACGAGGCGCACGACCGCAGCCCCTCGGACGATTCCCTCAGCTCGGCGGGCGTGGTGTGCAGGAACGCCCACCTGCTGGTGCGTCGCCACGACAGCGGCTCGCCTCCGGACGCCTCCGGCCCCCCGGCCCGGAACGGCGCCGCGGGCGCGCCGCCCGCGGCCCCGAAGGAGGGCGCGCCGGTGCTGAGGGCGAGCGGCATCACGCTGGAGCCCGGAGACAACAGCGTCGTCCTGGCCGCAGCG AGCAACGAGGCGGGCACCTACACGCTGCGGCAGCTGTGCGTCACCTTGGCCAATGTCAGCTTTGTCCTGCCTCACATCTACCCCTCTGTCCAGTACCACGTCTACTCTCAGGAACCGCAGCTCAGCGTCCGGCCGCTTTCAG AGCCGCTGCTGGCGGGCCTCCCGCAGAGGGTCAAGTTCACCCTGCTGACAGGCCACTACGCCGTGAGGAAGGGCGACGCCCTGCAGCTCAGTAACAGCGACAGCATGCCCGTTCTGGCCCACGTCGGCTGCACGGCACGCATCGCCAACAACGGAGGCG CCGTGGCGGAGAGCGCATTGTCCGTCCAGTCCTCGGACAAAGTGACCAGCATTGGCCTGCCTCCCACCCCTCCCTACCACACGCTGGAGTTCCATCTGGAGGTCCTGTGCCTCATCCCGCCTGGACCGGAGCGGCTCGCCGACGAAAGGCTGACCAACGGCGAGGCGCCGCGCCGGCCTCGCAGCTACAGTCACCCCGACACGGCCATGGCTGCCATCGATCAGAGG ATTTCCATCGACTGTCCGTGGTCCATCTACTCCACCCTGCTGAGCCTCACTTTCCACATCCCCTTCAAGACGGAGCACTCGCTACTATCGGCCGGCAACAG GAAGTACATCCAGGTATGCGTGCACAATGTGTCGGATTGCGACTTCACGCTGGCCCACGTCAAACTGGCCGAGAAAGGGCCACGGCGGCGGGCCTCTCTGGAGATGCCGTGCCTCAATGCTTGCGCCCGGCAG TTGTTATGCAGTAAGCAGAGTGTGTACTTCCTGTGGGAGGCCACGTGCAAGGAGGCTCTCCCGTCCAGTCTGGAGTGCGTCTTCTCGGCCAGCTTCTGTCCCCGCGGGCGCTGCGAGGACGCCGCTTTCGAGCCCTTCCACCACCACTTCCTGCTGGACAACGTGCCT ACCTTGTACAGCGTGAGAGCCGACATGGTTCCGCCGGCGGGTGAGCGTCACTGTCGCTCCGGCTCCCTCTGCGGCCTGGAGGTGGTCATCGAGCGAGCGGCCCGGCCCGCGGACGGCGAAACGGCCGCCGACGACGACAAAACAGAGGCCGAGGGCCTCGAAAGCGGCAAAGTCATGTATGAAG TGCTGACGCGTCCGTCCCTGCTCCCGTGCAGTGGCAGACAGCAGCAGTAA